A stretch of Heptranchias perlo isolate sHepPer1 chromosome 1, sHepPer1.hap1, whole genome shotgun sequence DNA encodes these proteins:
- the tlr1 gene encoding toll-like receptor 1: MANMRSFFVWILIFKTCYSLCFPAENDVVINNSSCSLSTVPKNLPSHTHILDLSQNNITEIHIQDFASLHWLKSLNLSSNKISNLARGFLRSNQELECLDLSNNELSSIECHFLHNVTSLKYLDISDNSFLSLTLGKAFRFLKDLEYLGLGSRKTIKLQKNDLKEVSGKQLQEVSIGLKTLSEFDPGTLQVLRTTKLHIVLPSTNKTGLLETVLRDAFNSSDTLKLSNIECYQECSQYINSFKTLGKFSRVSNLLLQDLTLEDWKDLISIAKHIWVSTIKSLSISDMTLRKITYASFECLETTLKTFTLRRIKITTFYFAQSIVYNFFGSIMVENLTISNSGLIFMTCPKEGNIYKFMDFSDNSFNSDFLFQDCRFLNLLDTLILQQNKLGQLFRVSTMTRYMKSLKHLDVSQNQLTLEENSNCLWTNSLTKLNLSSNKLTDLVFTCLPSRLEILDVQKNDIYSVPKELNSLDRLKELYLGANKLANLPDCSNFRNLEILFVEANSFHEPSSSSLQSCQRLTMLNAASNPFTCTCHLRDFSRMKENTHIEMIGWPESYQCAYPDNLKGTLLKDFHLSEVTCSTTLLLVIVLGGMIVLTIVIGLMCHFLDLPWYFRMTWQWTQTKRRAMKTDTHLLTEKLAYHAFVSYSQHDSSWVKEQLLPNLEERGSPLRICLHERNFIPGKGIIENIINCIEKSYKSIFVLSPNFIQSEWCHYELYFAQHQVLSEQSDNLILVMLESIPQYLIPSKYYKLKSLMAKKTYLEWPKDKNKQRLFWANLQAAIGISLTAPTEEVFV; this comes from the coding sequence ATGGCCAACATGCGCTCCTTCTTCGTctggattttaatatttaaaacctGCTACAGTTTGTGTTTTCCTGCAGAGAACGACGTTGTCATAAACAATTCATCCTGCTCACTGTCTACTGTCCCAAAGAATCTACCAAGTCACACACACATACTGGATTTATCACAAAACAACATCACTGAGATTCATATCCAGGACTTTGCTTCTCTTCACTGGTTGAAAAGTTTGAATTTGTCTTCCAATAAGATCAGCAATTTAGCACGTGGTTTTCTAAGGTCTAATCAAGAGCTGGAGTGTTTAGATCTATCCAATAATGAACTTTCGAGTATTGAATGTCACTTTTTACATAATGTTACATCTCTCAAATATTTAGATATTTCTGATAATAGTTTTCTTAGCCTGACACTTGGGAAAGCATTTAGATTCCTGAAAGATCTGGAATATTTAGGATTAGGAAGTAGGAAAACAATAAAGTTACAGAAAAATGATCTTAAAGAAGTTTCAGGGAAACAGTTGCAGGAAGTTTCAATCGGATTAAAAACATTGTCAGAGTTTGACCCTGGTACCTTACAGGTTTTGAGAACAACAAAACTCCACATTGTTTTGCCATCTACTAACAAGACGGGTTTACTTGAAACGGTCCTGCGTGATGCTTTCAACTCATCTGATACTTTAAAATTATCAAATATTGAATGCTACCAAGAATGCAGCCAATATATTAACAGTTTTAAAACACTGGGAAAATTCTCAAGAGTCAGTAACTTGTTATTACAAGATTTAACACTGGAAGATTGGAAAGATTTAATAAGCATAGCAAAGCATATTTGGGTTTCTACAATTAAAAGTCTCAGTATTTCTGATATGACATTACGTAAAATTACATACGCCTCGTTTGAATGTTTGGAAACAACGTTGAAAACATTTACTCTCAGACGAATAAAAATCACAACATTCTATTTCGCTCAATCAATTGTGTACAATTTCTTTGGTAGCATAATGGTTGAAAATCTGACCATTTCTAATTCAGGATTGATTTTCATGACCTGTCCAAAAGAAGGAAATATCTATAAATTCATGGACTTTTCTGATAATTCATTTAACAGTGATTTTCTTTTTCAAGATTGCCGCTTCCTAAATTTGCTGGACACTCTTATTTTACAACAGAATAAGCTGGGTCAGTTATTTCGAGTGAGTACCATGACCAGATATATGAAATCCCTGAAGCACTTGGATGTGAGTCAAAACCAACTTACTCTTGAAGAGAATAGCAATTGCCTTTGGACCAACAGTTTGACAAAGCTGAACCTGTCCTCAAACAAACTTACAGATTTGGTTTTCACATGTTTACCCAGCAGACTAGAAATCCTTGATGTGCAGAAAAATGATATTTATAGTGTTCCCAAAGAGCTGAACAGCCTGGACAGGTTGAAGGAATTATACCTTGGCGCTAATAAGCTGGCTAATCTGCCTGACTGCAGCAACTTTAGAAATCTTGAGATTTTGTTTGTCGAGGCAAACTCATTTCATGAACCTTCCAGCAGTTCCCTTCAAAGTTGCCAAAGGCTGACCATGCTGAATGCCGCCTCTAATCCATTTACATGTACTTGCCATCTGAGAGACTTTAGCAGGATGAAGGAGAACACCCACATAGAGATGATTGGGTGGCCAGAGTCCTATCAATGTGCCTACCCAGATAACCTTAAAGGAACCCTATTGAAGGACTTCCATTTATCAGAAGTGACATGCAGCACAACTCTTTTACTGGTGATCGTACTGGGTGGTATGATTGTACTAACAATTGTAATTGGACTGATGTGTCATTTTTTAGACTTGCCTTGGTATTTTAGGATGACTTGGCAATGGACCCAGACGAAGCGAAGAGCGATGAAGACTGACACCCACCTGTTAACTGAAAAGTTGGCCTATCATGCTTTTGTGTCCTACAGCCAACATGATTCCTCCTGGGTGAAGGAGCAGCTGCTACCAAATCTAGAAGAGAGGGGCAGCCCATTACGAATCTGTCTTCATGAAAGAAACTTTATTCCAGGCAAAGGTATTATTGAAAACATAATTAACTGTATAGAGAAGAGTTACAAATCAATATTTGTTTTATCGCCCAACTTCATTCAGAGTGAGTGGTGTCATTATGAACTTTACTTTGCACAGCATCAAGTGTTAAGTGAACAGTCTGATAACTTGATACTTGTTATGTTGGAGTCAATCCCTCAATACCTAATCCCATCCAAATATTATAAACTGAAATCACTTATGGCAAAGAAGACTTACTTAGAATGGCCTAAGGACAAAAACAAACAGAGACTATTCTGGGCCAATCTGCAGGCAGCAATTGGAATAAGCCTGACAGCTCCAACAGAGGAAGTGTTTGTGTAA